ttgttttcttttgttatcagtgtggggattttgtgtgttattttggtttgttattttttttattgtgatttactaactttgtttgcagtgcaatttttttgttattttggtctacctctcgtgcaactagcacatttgcacattttgtatattgagatgacgtgccttTAGGTACTGTAAATGTTCATATGCTATATTTTTATATgtgactgagcccgtgaggcatattttcagaaggagattcattacgaaaagaaagaaaataaaaagaactctggattgtatgacagttgtatctcttgttattcaccaacctgttgcggggaaagtcaaatcaagtgtttgatggttgggttctctcaccctaacaaatgagagtggcgtagtcactaaacatcttaaaaatattaaaaatcttaaaaaaaatattacggtaaagagaacGCAGGTCAcaattggttaggggagttgggaaatgggtgagatgttcagagaattgtgtgtgcagttccagaacttgtgtggatgcaatcgagaaaaactgtaagacaaAGGTGTGGATGCCAGCTCTACCTTCAATGCTCAGGAATGCAAATCTAGACAGCATCCAGGCGtgacaatcagtgttgccagatgtacgataattatcgtattaaaggattcaaggatatttatttgtcatgtacatagagacactttcatgtcacttgtaatgaaatgaataggcggtgcaaaacaagtgtgcagaagaagggtgaagagatAAAATAagagataaaataaaaataaaaggtgtgtgtgtgtgtgtgtgtgtgtgtgtgtgtgtgtgtgtgtgtgtgtgtgtgtgtgtgtgtgtgtgtgtgtgtgtgtgtgttcaatcaaagtaattaggaggaattcagtaagcaaatggcatgaggaaaaaaagctctttctcagtctctcagttctagctctgtgacagcacagtcaccTTCCATATCTcagtttttttaaatagtccatatcctgggtgtgactggtctttgagaatgtcatgggccctagatagcactctctttgtgtatatgtctttcactgcaggcagaggttgacgaatacagcgctcagcagagcgcactatcctttgtagttctttctgttcacgcactgtggcgtttcctGTTAAGATgttctccactgctgaggagtaaaaggcttttagaATGGGTGTGGAAACATTTAACTTTTTCAACAAgcgcagaaagtacagtctctgcctggatttcttattgatgtgtgtgttgtttgtccattttaagtcatttgtgatgtgaacaccaaggtatttaaagcactctaccctctcaactggttgtttgcagatggaaagtggagtgtagtttcctctctttttctgaaTGTACCATCAATTTGTCATTTTTGTTGTACGATCAAAAAACATGATGTgcaataatttcagagttgtcattcagttcatttagatgccttgaaacaacaattttagtcttgtatgataatttcctccccaaaaacgataattctgaggttttggtacgataattcaacagccgtggctcagtggttatagcgctgggttggcaacccaagggttcccggttcaatgcccgaccagaccacggctgaagtgcccatgagcaaggcacctaacccccacacagcttcccgggcgccgctcagcaggcagccaactgctacggactagtgtgtgtacttcaatgtgattcactagtccaaatgggataaatgcagacaTAGGATTTCCccaaggggaccaaaattggctccaatccaaattggctccaattggcttcattattttccatctggcaacactggtgacaaTCGACCTGCATTGCTCTCATCCCCCTGTTCTTACATGGGCAGTCCCAGCCAAAACCACTTTCCCCCACCCCTGGGTGGATGAGGTGTGTCATGTGATCGTGTTGTGCGTATCTAAATGTACTAACCTCACCCTACTGTAACAACACACACAATTTAAGCAATGGTCTGATATCTCGTAGAGCAAAACTTATTCATTTGTGTTGTTCAGCCTCTCCTCACTTGTCTGAGGTTATGAAAACGAGGAGTTACAGTATGTCTCCTCAAAATTTGACGAGGATGTTAAATCTTTATTGGTGtattacaagtttacaagtttatttatttaaaaaaggacaatttattaccagcatttaaaaaatgctaaatacacaagattatacccatgaggctaatttccatctttggTCCCTTGATAGGTTTGATTCCCACCTTACCTCTTATCTCCTGACACCTCCATCGtcttttaatacagttttgatGTAGATTTAATGCTTCGCTTAGGTGCTTAGGTATTTACCACCAACAACTTGTGAGTATTCATGATGACTTGGCAATTGGCATATTATGTTCAgacatgaataggtggatcttcaTAATCATATTGAATAAACAATCATGGGCATCTTTGGCTTCAAAACACACTGCacttttggtcagaccagtacatTTTAATTTATTCACAACATCACTTAATTTTAAATTACATAAGACACAGAAAGTTTAACGTATGAACAAAATGGGCCTTGAAAGGGTTAAATCTGACAGCGCCAGGCGATATTGGAGGGGGAGTCACCTCATCCCTGAAATGCTTAAATATCAGTCATAGTTACAGTTCTCAGCCCTCAAAGGGTTACATATTATAGAGTCGGGCGTTATTTGTTGGAGTAAAGcttaagtaaacacacacacacacacacacacacactacctcaccCCTCAAAGGTTAAATACAGTATGATTGAGCCGGGCATTATTGGACCAAAGCTAAAATATTCACCTCTGAAAGGGTTCAATCTTATAGAGCCCCGTGTTATTGAGGACTCCTATGGACTTTAATTGAGTGAATGTCATGTCTTCACACCATCATTTGCTTTTCAAGTACAATTACACGAGACACTGAAAGTTTAACAGGATAGAGAAATGGCTTTGAGAGGGTTAAATCTGAGCCAGTTTTTGAGGGGGAGGGACATTCTTCAAAGTGTCAAATATGTaatgaaatccagagcacatgcgaAACgtaatcaggatttagcttgactgacCATGTGTTATTGAGGGGTTGGGGGGATTCATCCCTCAAATGGTTAAATATTATAGAGCCATGTGTTATTCAGGTTCCCTATGGTCTTGGCTCTGGCCATGGCCTGGCCCTGTGGGAGCCTCAGTCGTACCCCGCTGCCTACAGGCCTCTGGAAGCCTTGGCCCTGTCGGTCCAGGGGCGACGGTCCGGCTCGGGGCAGAGACATCTCTACCTTGGTCAGACGTCGGTCCAGCGTGCGCACTACAGGTGAGGTGTTAtgaacttgaatgaatgaatgaatgtcctcACACATCACCTAATTTTCAATTACATGAGACAGAGAAAGTTTAATAGCATAGAGAAAAGGggtcctcaaagggttaaatatTATAGAGCCATGTGTTATTCAGGACCCCCATGGAGTTGGCCTTCAAAGGGTTACATAAGAGCCCAGTGTTATAGGGGGCCATTACGGTCTTGGACTTCAAAGGGTTAAATATTATAGAGCCATGTGTTATTGAGGTTCCCTATGGACTTGGTTCTGGCCATCATGGCCTGGTGGGAGCCTCAGTTGTACCCCGCTGCCTACAGGCCTCTGGAAGCCTTGGCCCTGTCGGTTCTGGGGCGACGGTCCGACGACCATCTTTCGCATGGTCAGACGTCCGTCCAGCGTGCGCACTACAGGTGACGTGCTGCTCACCTGGGCCAGGTTACTCACAGAGGTCAGCGACCCGAAGCCGCCGCAGGCTCGCGTGAGACCCGCAGAGCTTGACACCTGCGTCCTCTTGTCGACAGACCTGTCTCTATGGTAACGGGCCGGATGTGAGGTCACAATGGCGGCTGGTTGCCTGGGCAGCGACAGCGCAGCGCTGAAGCGGGAGTaggacgaggaggatgaggagagggatgaagtCCTGGGGCGGTTGCGGCTGCTCGGGAACAAGTCGCCTTCACCGCCGCCCCGCTCCTGGTACCTCAGCAGGTACTCTGGGTACACCTGGTGTCTCTCGAACACCACGAAGATGGAGGGGCTGGAGACGTCGTCCACACAGGTGTCGAACAGGTGGGTGCCAGGTGCTCGGCCTTCCCCTTGGCCATCCTCTTGGTCTGCCCTGGCCGGCGGGCGCACGAAGGACGGGTGACCCCGGGTGAACTCTCCCGCCAGCACGCGGCACACAAACACGGCCCTGGTGCCAGCCACACCGTCGGCTACAGCGCCCCCCTCTGGTGTGGTGTATCGATGCGCGTACGAGGCATCTCTGGCGAAGTAGCTCCCTGGCaatgacaaacacacgcacacatttgtaATGATATCATATGACCACAGGGTGGCAGTGTGGGCTCAGTGTGGACTGGAGGCTGCTCAAGACGCAGTAGAACAACAGAACACTAACATGATGAAGACTCCAACTGAGTAACTTTTTAACTTCTTTATTGGAGAACACCCCACATCACACCATGTTTACTGCATAGCAGATGTCCAAAGCAGACTTTGAacgttattttttttgtttcagtcCCAACTtgattttagttttttctttCTAAGTCAATTTTCTCATGACTGGCAGGTTTGATTTcaaacacacagggacacattTAGCCGTTTAGCAGCACTATGAAATATCTGTACATTAGGTTTAGTAATTGACTCTATTTAAACAACAGAAGCAAGGCAAAATTATTCATGAAATAGACTTATGTTTACATTAAAAGAAAGTAAGGAAAGAAAAGAATGGTGTTCATAATCTTTTGTCATATTAGCACCAGTCACATAGCAGCAGTTTTTATGTGAACAAGAAATGTGATGGATGCAGAGAACGTCTGATGCAGAACTTCACACAAATAACCTTTCAAGatctttattttcattgtatattTCAGCAAAAACTACAACAAAATGAAACATCACAAATATCCACATTTTGCGCTAAAACAAGAattacaaaaaatatattaaCATTATGTGTGCTCTAGAACACTGACACATTAACATTTCAGTAAACATGACAGAAatgatcaaacatttttttatttgattgtttaCAAAAGTGTTGCCGGTGTACATGATATACACAGCTGTACTGTACATAACCTACAACATTCTGTGATACAATCAATCTCATGTGTTATTTGAGAGCTGATAGAAGTACTGGATCAAATCTGTAAATGTCTCGCTCTTGCTGTTTTCATTGGATCCTGCAGGGGTCAGTGTGGCTGACACTGAGCTCTCAGCTGCAGGAGAGGACGTCGATGCTCTCCCATTCCTGGCTGCCACAGCAGCTGAAGGTACTTGATTAGTATTCCCTGGGAAGAGCAGACGATACTGAGGGGACACAGGAGACGGTGGTGACGGCACACATGGTTGTTTGTTTTGCCCTGTCAGTGCAGGAGGGTGAAGAAGGTTGGAACTTAGAGAActtagaggaggaggtggagctggGTTCTTCAAtgtggatggtggaggaggaggaggaggagggtggtggctgGTAGGTGGAGGCGGAGGTGAGTTGCATCTGgtgggtgaaggaggaggaggaagagggttgtGTCtgctggatggaggaggaggtggaggtgggttgTGCTTGGTGGATGcaggaaggggtggaggagggttgTATCTGgtaggaggaggtggaagtgggTTGCacctgggggagagaggaggaggaggaggaggttggttGTATCtggtaggtggaggtggaggtggaggtgggttgtatctgggaggtggaggtggaggtgggttgTGCCGGGCAGATGGCGGAGGTGGCACTGTGCATGAGTGAGGAATTTGGATcagtggtggaggaagagaaagcTCTCCCTTCGTCCCTTTTACCTTATTTTCCAATTCCAAGATGGCTGCTGCCGGGTCAGCTTTCTCCCTGTACTGAATCAGGTACTCCGGATACACCTGGGGTTTCTCGAACACCACGAATATGGACGGGTTGGACATGCTATTCACACAGCTGTCGTAGAGCAGGCTGGGGTCGTCTTCCCTGGGTGGAGGGCGGACGTAACAGGACCTGCCTCTGGTAGACCGTCCTAGTAAGACCCTACACGCAAATAtgcagcgtggtgctgatggactCGTGTACTTGTGAGAGTACTCGGCATCTCGGGCGAAGTAACTTCCTAcagaacgataataataatagtcagcCAAACGATATCCTTCTATGACCCGTAGTGGTGTCAACCATAATCGATTCGACAATGCATCGCGTTGCGGGGAACAAACAATTGAATTGGCAAATCCCCAATTGATGcgccatattttttcaagtttcaattacttccttgGGCATTTCTGCAGCAAattaacttattattattattattatataacttattattggcagtcatgggtgagcggttagggcgtcagacttgcatcccagaggttgccttttcgactcccgacccgccaggttggtgtggggagtaatcaaccagtgctctcccccatcctcctccatgactgaggtaccctgagcatggtgccgtcccaccgcactgctccccatggggcgccactgagggctgcccccttgcacgggtgaggcataaatgcaattttgttgtgtgcagtgtgcagtgttcacttgtgtgctgtgtcacaatgacaatgggagttggagtttcccaatgggctttcacttttaaaTGGAAGCTCTAAAGCAGTGGTTTGCAGTAGCCTACCAGACTGCACATTATTGATAATGAGcaatttgccttgctttcagtagaaatggaATTCCCCACAatgcattataataataatatataatataataataataataataataataatattgatattgttattactattattgttgttgttgttattgttgttgttataatAAATTGTTAGCAATGGCACTTTCAAGTAATGGAATTTAGGATggctaataattataataaaaaaatcagtaataatgatgatgaaaataataataataatgataataatagtaataataataacaataatagtagtacTATTAATAGTAAATAGGAGCAATAACAGTAACAACAATTCATGTTATTATTGTTATAGTATAACattcaaaaaaaatatatataccttTGGTGCCGTGGGTTTTTATTAATTCAtgttatatatataattatattattattattattattatagataaTAATATTTTACCTTTGCCGTATGCGGTGCCGTGAGTACCACAGAGGCGCCAGTCAAAGTTCTGTTGGCAGATGGCGTCTATGTGCTTGGCATCTGTGCCATGAAAGAGGATCTTTTCATTTGTGCTGCCAGAGTTGGTTTTCCTCATCTGATCAGATTGCCTGTAATGCAATTAAAAACGTTAATATCCATGGACAGTGTCTATCCCCCTCTGGACACCCCCTGCCACCGGAAATTTACTGTATATAATTGTAACATtgtaattgtcattgaaaagACGTTTCTATTATAGAGATACAGTAATACTTTACTGGCTGTTGCACATAGAAActtgccatgcattgcatttacaCTTCTACTCAATCCTAATAAAAGACACTTAAAACGCACAattaaaacacataaacacaacatGGCCAACAGAGTCTGGTCATTCATATCATTTCACCTTAAAAAGTGAGTTACCGCGcatcaaaaaaccccaaaacacttGTGGCGGGTGCAGGACACAAGTCAACGCATGAAAGGAAAACATAAAAGTTGTGCCAATTTTTCACTTAATTTAATTTGTGGtgagcagatgtttttttttattatttttgtctTTCACACCCTCTCATCGTACCACTGAAAGACGTCCCAGAGTGCTCTGTTCTGTACCCTCTCAATGCTGGTCACCAGGTAGCCGGACATGGTCTTGCTGAAGAGATCCACTATAGCTGTGTACTCCTGAGAGCTGAAGTCCAGCTTCACCCTCTGCAGTTAAAAAGAAATCAAATCAGTTACTTGAGGGACAAATTCTTACATGAGTGTTTCTTTTAGGAAAACAGTTTTAGACAATCAGGTAGctcttttacgtgtgtgtgtgtgtgtgtgtgtgtgtgtgtgtgtgtgtgtgtgtgtgtgtgtgtgtgtgtgtgtgtgtgtgtgtgtgtgtgtgtgtgtgtgtgtgtgtgcgtgtgtgtgtgtgtgtgtgtgtgtgtgtgtgcgtgcgcgagtgtgtgagtgaatcaTTAAAGCCCGTTTCTGGCATGTCCTGCTTATCCCAGTGGCGAGGCAAACCTCTGGGGCCTTGTacagagctgacacacacacgcacgcacgcacgcacgcacgcacgcacgcacgcacgcacgcacgcacgcacacacacacacacacacacatcgtattTCAGCTATTGTGAATGTTGTTCTGCCTGACTGATGTGTCATTTGAAAGTGGAAAGTAGTGGGAAGTGGGATGCCAAAGACAATTTCCATCTCTCATTTTCACACATTGTCATTTCATacattcaaacttgcaaccctctgatcttaagaccacccccCCTAAcagttaggccatggctgccccagttTGCGAAACCTAGACTTaaacttagacttctttattgtccattaaacttacatgaaataGAAAGTTTGCTTTGGTAgtgtcacaaagacacacaagacaaacatagGGAGTTTGGAGGGAGTTCGGAAGACaatttaaaaacaacaaaaattaaTATTTAGTACATTTgtacccatcaacatcggaggggagccagtggaggttgtacagagcttcagattcctgggtgtgcacatcagcgaggacttgtcatggagcgccaacacctctgcaatggctaaaaagggatcccaaaggctatatttccttcgcactctaaagaaggcccagttaccacgagatctgctcactaacttctacaggtgtacaattgaatcagtaattacatacagcattacatcttggtacaccagctgcacacacgacaacaagaagatgttacagcgcatcattaaaacagcagagagaatcattgggtgccaactacccacacttgaggagatccaccatacacgctgcacaaacagagcactaaacatccttaaagatcacacacaccctggtcacaggctcttcaccatgctaccatctggcaggcgctttaggactctgcgtgcccgcactacgagaatgaaggacagcttttatccaactgccattagactcttgaacgcaatacgtcacctgccccccctcaatacttcaggactatcgatactgtgagatgcacatggatttttatggatttttatatattatttatttactgttaatatatcttttattttgtgggcatttgtgggttgctactaaacacaatctcgctatatttgtatagtgacaataaaagtctactcatTTGTAAGTGGTAGCAGCTTTAGTTATTCACCTGGTTTTGATCCTTTGGACATCTGCGGCTGAAACGAATACAGGTCTTCTACTCACCAGTCTCTTGGTGCCAAAGAGCTTGTTGCTTTGAATCATGTCttgaaagacaaaagaaaaaaatatatatattatcatt
This is a stretch of genomic DNA from Engraulis encrasicolus isolate BLACKSEA-1 unplaced genomic scaffold, IST_EnEncr_1.0 scaffold_119_np1212, whole genome shotgun sequence. It encodes these proteins:
- the LOC134442133 gene encoding protein mono-ADP-ribosyltransferase PARP12-like, whose product is MLRSELEWAARNIQLFAVTGNVVDEQKTSLSTMQGTTGPTAESLVYKATCAHGGHRELSALTQELSGQLPSGELDRVLGDKQLFTVTCGADGQKTAVAKTSVRLCRARECGNDCCNVHLCKFYLLGEDCPHNRGRRVCRFSHDLYSDHNSRLLRQHHLQDLQREELCTLLLQNDGTLLPQVCFTYNRGSGEFGFCPDKDGCRRLHVCENYLRGTCHTGDCDRSHDFFEPHPMRALQGRGLSSGMVASLLPVFRNILAMRDSTNQGAHGKPREPEICLYHIKSFCKQGNRCVKVHFHLPYRWEFKDGQGWSMLTDSEVIERDYCHPSKAYIGGSHPVHFDTMTRNSAEVRRVSTVSAATHPNFLLTTRWLWYWEDEFGHWTQYATSEGGQQSSSITCEELEKRYMEDNSSTVEFTAGKHTYQLSMQDMIQSNKLFGTKRLVSRRPVFVSAADVQRIKTRGLPRHWDKQDMPETGFKRVKLDFSSQEYTAIVDLFSKTMSGYLVTSIERVQNRALWDVFQWQSDQMRKTNSGSTNEKILFHGTDAKHIDAICQQNFDWRLCGTHGTAYGKGSYFARDAEYSHKYTSPSAPRCIFACRVLLGRSTRGRSCYVRPPPREDDPSLLYDSCVNSMSNPSIFVVFEKPQVYPEYLIQYREKADPAAAILELENKVQPTSTSSYQIQPSSTPSCIHQAQPTSTSSSIQQTQPSSSSSFTHQMQLTSASTYQPPPSSSSSSTIHIEEPSSTSSSKFSNIVCSSQGILIKYLQLLWQPGMGEHRRPLLQLRAQWSYFARDASYAHRYTTPEGGAVADGVAGTRAVFVCRVLAGEFTRGHPSFVRPPARADQEDGQGEGRAPGTHLFDTCVDDVSSPSIFVVFERHQVYPEYLLRYQERGGGEGDLFPSSRNRPRTSSLSSSSSSYSRFSAALSLPRQPAAIVTSHPARYHRDRSVDKRTQVSSSAGLTRACGGFGSLTSVSNLAQVSSTSPVVRTLDGRLTMRKMVVGPSPQNRQGQGFQRPVGSGVMCEDIHSFIQVHNTSPVVRTLDRRLTKVEMSLPRAGPSPLDRQGQGFQRPVGSGVRLRLPQGQAMARAKTIGNLNNTWLYNI